The following are encoded together in the Periplaneta americana isolate PAMFEO1 chromosome 5, P.americana_PAMFEO1_priV1, whole genome shotgun sequence genome:
- the LOC138699915 gene encoding uncharacterized protein codes for MQYKYYAFIAEGSNHLRSSKQQQVPSQHPSQLKEDFFNIIMNSYTLVALACLVLKNIVLSLPTGTGDDDDITFNYKNLLEPMYEVLSTEQEVKFTEGSDEPVVSDDDDLEVAEILVFRPYFRYREDKAKRRHYIRQRLYYPYYQGR; via the exons ATGCAGTATAAATATTATGCATTCATCGCAGAAGGCTCAAATCACTTACGTAGCTCCAAGCAACAACAAGTGCCTAGTCAACATCCATCACAATTGAAGGAGGATTTCTTTAACATCATTATGAATTCTTACACT CTGGTGGCACTTGCTTGTTTAGTCTTGAAAAATATAGTACTGTCCCTTCCGACGGGGACAGGTGACGATGATGACATCACTTTCAATTACAAGAACTTGTTAGAGCCTATGTACGAAGTTTTGTCGACAGAACAGGAAGTGAAATTTACTGAGGGCTCGGATGAACCAGTTGTGTCTGATGACGATGATCTGGAGGTGGCAGAGATCCTGGTTTTCAGACCTTATTTTAGGTACAGAGAAGACAAGGCCAAGAGAAGACACTACATACGACAGCGGTTGTACTATCCATACTATCAGGGACGATAA